DNA sequence from the Bacillales bacterium genome:
AACGATCACAATATCGTGAACAACGAGAATGGAGATGAAATTCGACGAACCGCAACGTTCAACGACGACCGAAAGAGGTGAAACGATGAAACCGAATATTGGAGGCTTTAACGCACTGATGCGAATTACGTGCGGTTTGACCGTACTCGCCTGGGCGACCTCAAGATTGGCGCAGCGGCCGAAACGGCTGTCGATGATGTTCACCGCCTTGA
Encoded proteins:
- a CDS encoding DUF2892 domain-containing protein — its product is MKPNIGGFNALMRITCGLTVLAWATSRLAQRPKRLSMMFTALMGAMKVAEGMERYCVLTDLIKKWKKQRSAQ